A portion of the Bacillus thuringiensis genome contains these proteins:
- a CDS encoding BlaI/MecI/CopY family transcriptional regulator has protein sequence MFTQNYRLNEQGLNHFFGPLEAKIMEIIWSTEGITIKEVQQKLSEESSVNFNTVMTVMNRLVEKLHLEKQTVKRSGIYRAIQTKEEFLSNQTKKMTQELVGEFGDLVVTHMIDELEQADPNLIKKLEDKLNQLKKEDR, from the coding sequence TAAATGAGCAAGGATTAAATCATTTCTTTGGACCGCTTGAAGCGAAGATTATGGAGATTATTTGGTCTACTGAAGGTATTACTATTAAAGAAGTCCAGCAGAAATTAAGTGAAGAATCGTCTGTGAATTTTAATACTGTTATGACAGTTATGAACAGGCTAGTAGAGAAATTACACCTAGAAAAACAGACTGTAAAAAGAAGTGGCATATATCGTGCTATACAAACGAAAGAAGAATTCTTATCCAATCAAACGAAGAAAATGACACAGGAATTAGTGGGGGAATTTGGAGATTTAGTTGTAACTCATATGATAGATGAGTTAGAGCAGGCTGATCCGAATTTAATAAAAAAATTAGAAGACAAATTGAATCAGTTAAAAAAAGAGGATCGATGA